In Streptomyces sclerotialus, the DNA window CTGTTGCCCGCCGGCCATCCGCTGTGGGACTGCGACAACGTCCTGCTGACTCCGCACCTGGCGGGCTCGCAGGGCAACGAATGGCGCCGCCTCGCCGACCTGACGGTGGGTGAGGTAGCCCGTTGGGCCGGGGGCGACGGCTTCGCCCACCCCGTACACCGTGAAAGGCTGGCGTTCCTGGCATGAACGACGTCACTGTCACCGGCACGAACGGCTTCCTGCGACTACCCGGCGCCGACCGGGGTGCGAGCCCGCACACCGGCTACACCCGGGCCCACTGGGAAGCCGCAGCCGACGGGCTGGTCCGCGCCGCCCTGCGCTGGGCGACGCCCGGCGGGGCGCTGCTGGACCTGCCGGGGCGCCCCTCCCGTTCCGGCGTCCGCTCCGACGGCCTGGAGGGGTACGCGCGCACGTTCCTCGCCGCGGCGTTCCGCGCCGCGGGGGCGGGCGGCGCGGACCCGCACGGTTTCCTCGGCCGGTACGCCGACGGGCTCGCCGCCGGTACCCGTACGCCGGGCCGCGAGGACACCGAGTCCTGGCCTCTGATCCTCGACCACCACGTCCAGGGCCAGCCGATGGTGGAGTCCGCCTCCGTCGCGCTCGGCCTGCGGCTGACCCGCCCGTGGCTGTGGGACCGGCTCGACGGCGCGGTCCAGGACCGCGCCGAGGAGTGGCTGCGCGGTGCCCTGCGGCACACCCCGGCACCGAACAACTGGTACCTGTTCGCCGTCACCGTGGCGGGCTTCCTTGAGTCGGTCGGCCGGGGCGACGCCGAGACCCGGCGGGCCATCGACCGCGGCCTGCACCTGCTGGAGACGTGGTACCGCGGCGACGGCTGGTACGCGGACGGCGACGGCCGCGCCTTCGACCACTACAACGGCTGGGCGCTGCACCTGTACCCGGTGCTCCACGCCCACCTGGCGGGCGACAAGGACCTGCTGGACCTCTACGGTCCCCGGCTGAGCGAGCACCTGGAGGGCTACTCGCTCCTCTTCGGCGGCGACGGCGCCCCGATCCACTTCGGCCGCTCGCTGACCTACCGTTTCGCCGCCACGGCCGCGGTGGGTCTCGGCGCGCTGACCGGGCACACACCCCTCGCGCCCGGCGTCTCCCGCCGGCTGCTCAGCGGTGCGCTGCGCTACTTCGTCACCCGGGGCGGGGTGGGGGCCGACGACGGGCTGCTCAGCCTGGGCTGGCACGGCCCGCACGACGCCACCCTCCAGACGTACTCCGGTCCTGGCTCCCCGTACTGGGCGTCCAAGGCGTTCGTGTCGCTCCTCGTTCCGGCCGACGATCCACTGTGGACGGCCACCGAGGAGGCTGCGCCCGTCGAGGGTGCGGACCGGGTGCTCGCGCTTCCCGCTCCCGGCCTGCTCATCCAGACCACCGGGGCCGACGGCATCGCCCGGCTGCACAATCACGGCAGCGACCACGTACGCCCGCACGAGGGCGACACCGCCGCCGTGCACGACGTGCTGTACGGGCGTTTCGCCTACTCGACCAGTACCGGACCGACGCCCTCCGGGAACGTGCCCGACAACCACCTCTCGGTCGAGGTCGCCGGGCAGGCGTCGCTGCGCTGCCGGATCCACCCGCTGGGCGCCGGCGGCGGCGACGGGTGGGGCTGGGCGGCGTCCTGGCACCGCCCGGTGTTCGCCGCCGGCCCGCCGATGGTGCCGGGGCTGACGGTGCGGAGCGTGACGGTGGCCCGCGGGCGGTACGAACTGCGGGTGCACCGGGTCGCGGGGGTGCCGTACGGCGGCCGGATACGGCTGACGGGCTGGGCGACGGGCCCGGAGCGGGCATCGGAGCCGGTTTCGCAACTCGTCGGTGTGCACGGCTGGGCGGAGCGGGACGAGGTACGCGCCCCGCAGGGCACGGCCTGCACCCGCTGGGCGGTGGTCCCTCGGCTCAGCACGGCTCCCGTCGAGGAGGCCGACGCGACGGTGGTGGTGGCCGCCCTCGCCTCGCTGACCGGTGCGGAGGAACCGCCGGAGGAGCTGACCGATGTCGTCTCCGTGGCGGCGGCGGACGCCGGTGCCGAGGAGATCCGCGTCCGGTGGGCCGACGACGGGTCGGTCACCCGGATCGCCTTCGCACCGCTGACCGTCGAGCACGGCCGCTGACGGATCGCGACCGCCGGGGAGTACTGCCGGTGAACGACGTTGGCCCCCGCCGGACGAGGCGGGGGCCGGCCGGTCCGGCGGGGCAGGCAGCCGCCGGTCAGGCGGTGAGCATCACGTCCGACGCCGACGCCGGCTTCGACGCGGCGGTACGGGAGAGGTGGTCGTGCGCCACCGCGAGAGCCGCCTCCGGCGTACGCGTACCGGTCGAGACGCACAGGGTGTAGGTGACGTCCTCCAGGCGCTGGGCCGTCTCGTAGGTGCCTTGCTCGGAGTGGAGGAGCTGGGCCTCCTCGTACCGGGCGATGAGATTCCGCAGTGTCTCAGGGGACGGCAGCAGCACAACAACACCTCTTCTTCACTCAGAAGCCAACAGGCATCACACGTGTACCCCCATCACATAGGAACACGCAATCCCATTTGTGACAGTTCCGACGGGCCCACATGCCACAGAAAGCAGGAACTCTGGTTCCTGCATTAAAATTCCTGCATGAGGGGCATGGATGCCGTTGCCCCGGGCAGAAGCTGAACCCTGAGGCAATGACGACGGTCCGGGAGGGATGACAGCATGACGACGTCACTGGCGGTTGAGGCCGAGGAGCAGGTGACGGGATTCGAGGGCGAGTCCCAGGCTGCCGTGGACGCCGGGCTGCCGTGGGTCGAGGACGCCGTCAAGGTGGCGCCCCAGGACGCCAGGGCGCTGTCGAAGCTGTTCTTCGAGCGCCTGACCGTGCTCGAAGAGGGGACCAGCGAGTACCAGTACGCCCGCAACACCCTGATCGAGATGAACCTGGCCCTGGTCCGCTTCGTGGCCGGGCGCTTCCGTAACCGCGCCGGGGACACCGGGCAGATGGAGGACATCGTCCAGGTCGGCACCATCGGCCTGATCAAGGCCATCGACCGGTTCGACCTCTCCCGCGGCACGGAGTTCCCCACCTTCGCCGTCCCGTACATCATGGGCGAGATCAAGCGGTTCTTCCGCGACGCCACCTGGGCCGTGCACGTCCCGCGGCGCCTGCAGGAGCTGCGGGTCGAGCTGGCCCAGGCCAAGGAACGGCTCGTCAACGCGCTGGACCGGGAGCCCACCGTCGCCGAACTCGCCGCCGAACTCGGCATCAGCGAGGAGGAGACGATCGAGGGCCTCGTCGCGAGCAACGGCTACACCGCCGGCCCGCTCGACACCCCGGACGACGGCTCCGACTCGGACGGCGAGGGCCGCAGCCTCACGGACGTGCTCGGCGAGACGGACCCCGCCCTGGAGCTGGTGGAGAACATCCACGCGCTGGGCGGCCTGCTGCACGAACTCGACGAACGGGACCGCCGGATCCTGCACATGCGGTTCGGCCAGGAGATGACCCAGACCCAGATCGCGGGCGAACTGGGCATCTCCCAGATGCACGTCTCCCGGCTCCTGACCCGCATCCTGACCCGGCTGCGCCGCGGCCTGCTCGCCCACACCTGAGAAGCCACTCCCCGAAACGGCCGACGCGACCGCCGAGTGGGCGGAGCCGGCGGTGCCGCTCCCGCCGGGCCGTACCACCGCGGTGCCGGCCGCCTCGTCCCCCGTGCGAGGCGGCCGGCACCGCGGCTGTGTCACACGTCCCTGCGCAGCAGTGACACCAGGCCGCCCGCCACGACGGCGCCCAGGCGGCCATCACCGCCAGGCCCGCCCAGGGCCCCAGCGCCCCCTCGGGCACGGTGTGCAGGATCTGCTGCCCCGCCCGCTGGTGCTGCGTGTGGTGGCAGGCGTGGCCGTGACCGCCCGCACCGTCCAGCTGCCGGCGCTGACCGCCGCGGTCGTCCCACTGGCGAACGGACCGGCCTCACCGAGCGGGAGCGGCAGGTGCGGCTGCTGGTCGCCGGTGGGCTGTCGACCCGGGGCGCTCAGTCGCCGGCGTGGTCCTGGATGACGTCACAGGTGTGCTGGAACTCCTCCATCAGGCGGGTGGCTTCGATGACGAGCACGCCGTACGGGCGTGCCGGGTCGGTGAGGGGCAGGTTCTGCCGTTCGGCCTCGTCGGCCACCTGCTCACGGCGCCGCTGGGCCTCGTCCGCCCATTCGCGCAGCTGTCGTGCCTGGTCCGCCAGGGACTCCTCGGTCAGCTCCTCGAGCACTCCGGCGAGGGCGGCGACGGACTCCAGGAAGCGGGCGTAGCAGGCGAGGAAGGGGCGGTGGTCCGCGCCGTTCTCGTCCTCGCGGTCCGCTCGCCAGCGGTCGAGACTGCGGGTCAGTGAGGCCATCTGGTGCAGGGTCCGCTCCAGCGCCTCCATCACCGAGGCGTACCCGTCGAAAGCGGTGGGCACCCGGCCGCGCCGCAGCAGCCGTCTCGGGTTGTAGTACAGGCTCTCCTTGGCGGTCTGGAGCCCCGACCTGGCCTGTGTGATGAGCCCTTCGGTCTGTGCCGCTCGCGCCCGCCACTGTTCGGTACGTTCCCGGTCCAGGTCGCCGTCGCGCAGCGCCGGGTAGACGTCGCTGACCAGGTCGGACAGGGCGTGGGCGAGGGTACGGATGCCGTACTCGGCGCTGCGGTACCGCATCGGCGGGAAGACGGTGAGGTTCACCAGGAAGCCGACGCCGCAGCCGATGAGCACGAGCAGGACGATCTGCCCGAGCTGGGTGATCTTCTCGGTATCGGTCGTGGCGGTCGAGTAGGTGGAGAAGGCGAAGAAGGCCGCGGTGGCGACCTGGGAGCCCTGTGCGCCCAGCGCCGGCCAGCGGCCGATGGTGAGCGCGATGGCGGCGACCAGTGCGAAGGTCAGCACGTCGGGGCCGGCCAGGAAGCCGAGCGCGGCCTGGACGGCCACACCGGCCGCGACGGCGCCCACGTACCGCAGGGACTGCACGAGCGACTGGTAGATCGTGACCTGCATGATCAGCACGGCGGAGAAGGGCGCGAAGGCCGGCGACCGGGCCTGGAGCAGGTTGTAGGAGATCACCCAGGAGACCGTGGCGGCCAGTGTGCTCTTGGCGATGAGCAGCGCCGTGTGCCGCTCGTGCCCCGCCGAGCCGAAGGCCCTCCCCCACCACTGGCGGATGCGTGCCGTCCGGCCCAGCTCGGCCGGCTGTCTCTGCGGCGCCGCCCGCTCACCGGCCCGCGCCGTGCTCCCGTCGCTGCTGCGCTCCGTGTTCTTCAGCGTTCCGCTCCCTCCAGGTCCACCGGTCCCGCCAGGGCGCCGGCCAGGTCCAGTGGTCTTCAGTGGTTCATTGCCCCCCGGTACCCGACAGCCCCGCCAGCACCCCTGGCAACTGCGCCATGTGGCCTACCTGACATGCGGCAACGGTGCCCTGCGCTCCCGATAGCATGGGCGCACAAGGGAACGATCCGTCGGGTTCACCGCGTGGTGGGGGCAGGGCTTGAGTTCCTTGAGTCAGCGATGACGGGGCAGCGCGCGGGCCGGGAAGCACCGGCGCACGGCACGGAGCGGCGGGCCACCGGACCGCTGCACTGGCACACCTGTGACGTCGACCGGGCCCGGGCCCTGATCGCCGAGGTGATGCACTATCCCGTGACGCTGAAGCCCCTGGCCGGAGCGGCCCGGTTCGCGATGGACATGCGGGGGACACAGCTGGGGCCGATCAACACCAACGTCGTGGCGTACGGCCCCCACACCCTCATCGAGACCGGCGGTCTCGGCGCGTACCACATCAACTTCGTCAGCACCGGCGGGCTGGTGCAGACCCGCCGCGGTGAGAGGTACGCGTACACGGCCACGCGCGGGCAGGTGCCCGTCACCGAACCGACGGGCATGGCCACCGCGGAGTTGGTCGACAGCGCCGAGGTGCTGTCCCTGGGCTTCGAACGGCAGGCGGTCGAGGGCGCTTTGGCGGATTATCTCGACCACTCGGTGCGGCCGCTGCGCTTCGCCGGCGGCTTCGACCCGACGGCCGGCAGGGGCCGGACACTGACCGGGCTGGCGCGGATCCTGGAGCGTGAGGTGCTGTCGCCGACGGGCCTGCTGGAGCAGCCGGCCGCCGCCGCGCCGCTGGCCGAGACCCTCCTCGCGACGATGCTGCACGCCACCCCGCACCAGTACTTGGAGGAGCTGCTCAGCCCGGCGGCCCGCACCTGCCCGCGTCCGGTCAGGACGGCGATCGAGGCCATGCAGGCCGATCCCGCGCACCCCTTCACCGTGCGCGAACTGGCCAGGATCGCCGGTGTCGCTCCGCGGTCCCTGCAGGCCGGGTTCCGGCAGCACATGGAGACCACGCCGATGACGTATCTCCGCCGGCTGCGCCTGGAACGCGCGCACCGCGACCTGACCCGCCTGGGACCCGCCGTCACGGTCACCGAGGTAGCGGTCCGCTGGGGCTTCTCCCACCTGGGCCGCTTCGCCTCGGCCTACCGGGCCAGGTACGGGACGCTGCCGTCGCAGGAACGCCGGGGCTGAGCGAGAGGCCCGGCCGGGACGACCGGGCCTCTCAGCGGTCATGTGGCCCGCCGGACGGCCGCTAGGGGCGGACGTACGGCCAGGTCATGATCTCCATGTTGTGGCCGTCCGGGTCGTCGAAGTATGCGCCGCGACCGCCGAAGAGGCTGTTCGTCCGGCCGGGTTCGGTGTGCCCGGGATCGGCGTAGTAGGTCACCCCGGCCGCCTCCAGTCGCGCGATCATGGCGTCGAACCGCGCGTCGGGGACGAGGAACGCGTAGTGCTGCGACTGGATCGGCTCGTCCCGCTTCTCGTAGTAGTCGAGCGTCACGCCGTTCCCGAGGTCGACGGGCAGGAACGGGCCGAACGGGGCGCCGACTTCCAACTCCAGTACCGCGGCGAGGAATTCAGCCGACCGGTGCCGGTCGGTGGCGTGGATGACGGTGTGGTTCAGCTGGACGGCGGCCGTCGCCGCCTCGGGTGCGTGTGAGTACTGCTGGTCGTACGGCATGGGTGTGAGGTGTCTCCGGTCTCCGGGGCCGTCGGAATGCGGCGCCACGGGCGGGCGCCGGGAGCAAAGACTCGGAAGACAGGCGGGCCCCTGGCCCGCCTCGCGCTCACGCCGAGGCCGGGACCCTCTCTCGTGCGTGGCACATGGCCGACCCGGCAGTCACCCGGCCGACTCTAACCCCGGGCGCGGCCGGGAGCAACGTCGTTCACACACCTGAATTGGCCGTCCATGTTCGGTAATTGCCGGTTTTGCTGGGTGATGGACATCTAC includes these proteins:
- a CDS encoding aromatic acid exporter family protein, yielding MRQWWGRAFGSAGHERHTALLIAKSTLAATVSWVISYNLLQARSPAFAPFSAVLIMQVTIYQSLVQSLRYVGAVAAGVAVQAALGFLAGPDVLTFALVAAIALTIGRWPALGAQGSQVATAAFFAFSTYSTATTDTEKITQLGQIVLLVLIGCGVGFLVNLTVFPPMRYRSAEYGIRTLAHALSDLVSDVYPALRDGDLDRERTEQWRARAAQTEGLITQARSGLQTAKESLYYNPRRLLRRGRVPTAFDGYASVMEALERTLHQMASLTRSLDRWRADREDENGADHRPFLACYARFLESVAALAGVLEELTEESLADQARQLREWADEAQRRREQVADEAERQNLPLTDPARPYGVLVIEATRLMEEFQHTCDVIQDHAGD
- a CDS encoding VOC family protein, translated to MPYDQQYSHAPEAATAAVQLNHTVIHATDRHRSAEFLAAVLELEVGAPFGPFLPVDLGNGVTLDYYEKRDEPIQSQHYAFLVPDARFDAMIARLEAAGVTYYADPGHTEPGRTNSLFGGRGAYFDDPDGHNMEIMTWPYVRP
- a CDS encoding DUF2264 domain-containing protein gives rise to the protein MNDVTVTGTNGFLRLPGADRGASPHTGYTRAHWEAAADGLVRAALRWATPGGALLDLPGRPSRSGVRSDGLEGYARTFLAAAFRAAGAGGADPHGFLGRYADGLAAGTRTPGREDTESWPLILDHHVQGQPMVESASVALGLRLTRPWLWDRLDGAVQDRAEEWLRGALRHTPAPNNWYLFAVTVAGFLESVGRGDAETRRAIDRGLHLLETWYRGDGWYADGDGRAFDHYNGWALHLYPVLHAHLAGDKDLLDLYGPRLSEHLEGYSLLFGGDGAPIHFGRSLTYRFAATAAVGLGALTGHTPLAPGVSRRLLSGALRYFVTRGGVGADDGLLSLGWHGPHDATLQTYSGPGSPYWASKAFVSLLVPADDPLWTATEEAAPVEGADRVLALPAPGLLIQTTGADGIARLHNHGSDHVRPHEGDTAAVHDVLYGRFAYSTSTGPTPSGNVPDNHLSVEVAGQASLRCRIHPLGAGGGDGWGWAASWHRPVFAAGPPMVPGLTVRSVTVARGRYELRVHRVAGVPYGGRIRLTGWATGPERASEPVSQLVGVHGWAERDEVRAPQGTACTRWAVVPRLSTAPVEEADATVVVAALASLTGAEEPPEELTDVVSVAAADAGAEEIRVRWADDGSVTRIAFAPLTVEHGR
- a CDS encoding AraC family transcriptional regulator, producing the protein MTGQRAGREAPAHGTERRATGPLHWHTCDVDRARALIAEVMHYPVTLKPLAGAARFAMDMRGTQLGPINTNVVAYGPHTLIETGGLGAYHINFVSTGGLVQTRRGERYAYTATRGQVPVTEPTGMATAELVDSAEVLSLGFERQAVEGALADYLDHSVRPLRFAGGFDPTAGRGRTLTGLARILEREVLSPTGLLEQPAAAAPLAETLLATMLHATPHQYLEELLSPAARTCPRPVRTAIEAMQADPAHPFTVRELARIAGVAPRSLQAGFRQHMETTPMTYLRRLRLERAHRDLTRLGPAVTVTEVAVRWGFSHLGRFASAYRARYGTLPSQERRG
- a CDS encoding RNA polymerase sigma factor SigF, whose translation is MTTSLAVEAEEQVTGFEGESQAAVDAGLPWVEDAVKVAPQDARALSKLFFERLTVLEEGTSEYQYARNTLIEMNLALVRFVAGRFRNRAGDTGQMEDIVQVGTIGLIKAIDRFDLSRGTEFPTFAVPYIMGEIKRFFRDATWAVHVPRRLQELRVELAQAKERLVNALDREPTVAELAAELGISEEETIEGLVASNGYTAGPLDTPDDGSDSDGEGRSLTDVLGETDPALELVENIHALGGLLHELDERDRRILHMRFGQEMTQTQIAGELGISQMHVSRLLTRILTRLRRGLLAHT
- a CDS encoding DUF5133 domain-containing protein, whose protein sequence is MLLPSPETLRNLIARYEEAQLLHSEQGTYETAQRLEDVTYTLCVSTGTRTPEAALAVAHDHLSRTAASKPASASDVMLTA